One Nocardiopsis gilva YIM 90087 genomic window, GGTAGTGGGGGCACGTCTCGACGGTGAGCGGGACACCGTCGTCCTTGGCCTCCTTGATCAGCGGCAGCGCGGTCGCGGTGGACAGGTGCAGGATGTGCGACCGGGTGCCGGTGGCCCGCGCGGTGTCGATGACGAGCCGGATCGCCGCGTGCTCGGCCTCGTCGGGACGAGAGGCGAGGAAGGAGTCGTACGCGCGGCCCTGGGCCGGCGGGGCGGCGTCGAGGACCTGCGGGTCCTCGGCGTGCACGATGATCATCCCGCCGAACGCGCCGATCGCGGCGACGGCGGCACGGAACTCCTCGGGGCTCAGGTGGCCGAACTCGTCGACGCCCGACGGCGAGAGGAACGACTTGAAGCCGTAGACGCCCTCCTCGTGCAGGGCGCGCAGCTCCGCGGCCGTCTCCGGTCCGGTGTTCTCCGGTACGGCCCCGCCCCAGAACCCGACGTCGACGGCGACCTGGTCGCGCGCGACGGCGCGCTTGACGTGCAGCCCGTCGACCGTCGTCGTGGGCGGGACGCTGTTCAGCGGCATGTCGACGATCGTGGTGACGCCCCCGGCAGCGGCGGCGCGCGTGGCCGTGGCGAAGCCCTCCCACTCGGTCCGCCCGGGTTCGTTCACGTGCACGTGGCTGTCGACCAGGCCGGGGAGCAGCACCTCGTCCTCGGCGAGTTCGACAGCTCTCTCGGCGTCCAGCCCGGCGCCCGGATCCGCGACGGCGGCGATCCGCCCGCCGCTCACCCCGATCTCGACGGCGCGCTCGTCATCCCCCACGATCGCCCGCCGGGCGCGGATGGTCAGGTCGTAGTCGTGTTGTGCCATGTCGTCCGATTCCACTCGTGGTCCACAGGTCGATTCATCGCGATGGAGGCGCGGCCCGCCGTCCGGGTTGACGGGGTGCAAGGGGTTCCCCCGAGAACCCCGCGTCCGCCATGCCCGGGCGCCGGGGCCGACTCAGCCCACACGGCGGGCGGCCAGCGCGGTGAGGGTGTCGACTCCCGCCCCCGCGGCCTTCTCGACTTCGGTCTCGCCCAGCGCGCCGCAGCGCAGGCCGCGGACCAGGGCCGCGGACAGGGCCTGGGCGGTCGCCGGTTCGTCCTGCACGCCGCTGTCCAGCGCGCCGAGGTAGGCCCTGAGGCGGTCGGCCGCCGGGGCGAACGCCTCCCGGTAGAAGGCGTAGGTGGCCAGGTAGCGCGTGGGGAGCTGGTGCGGGTGCATATCCCAGCCCTGGTAGAAGGCCCGCTCCAGGGATCGGCGGACCAGTCCGGCGTGCAGCCGCCAGGCCGCGTGCACCTCCACCGGCGTTCCCACCGGGAGTACGTTGGTGGAGCCGTCCGACAGCCACACCCCCGTTCCGGCGGCGGCCAGCTGCATGACCGCCTTGGCGTGATCGGCCACCGGGTGGGCCATGCTCTGGTAGGCGGCGGTGACCCCGCACGCGGCGCTGTAGTCGTAGGTGCCGTAGTGCAGGGCGGTGACGCGCCCGGCGCCCGCGTGCACCATGCGGGCCACGGCGGCGGTGCCGTCCGGGGCGAGGACGGACTGCGGGGTCTCGATCTGCAGCTCGAAGCCGAGCCGCCCCGCGTCGAGCCCGAACCGCGACTCCAGCTGCTCGGTCACCCACACCATCGCTGTGACCTGCTCGACCGAGGTGATCTTGGGCAGGGTCAGCACGAAGCCGTCGGGGAGGTCGCCGGCGCCCTCGAGCACGGTCCCGATGAAGAGGGCCAGACTGCGCAGGCCCCGGTGCCGCCCGGCGGCCTCCATGCCCTTCATCCGGATGCCGACGTAGGGCGGGGCCGCGCCCGCCGCCAGATCGGCGCACAGCGCCGCGGCGGCCTCTCGCACGTGCCCGTCCTCCTCGGCGTCGGAGCGGGCGCCGTAGCCGTCCTCCAGGTCGATCCTGAGGTCCTCCACGGGTTCGGTGCGCAGCTTGTCCAGAACGCGCGGGAGGCAGTCGGCCACCATGTCCTCGGCCAGGCCGGTCGCCGTCGCCAGTGCCGCGGCGTCGGGGGCCGCCTCGCCCAGGATCTCCAGGGCCTGGTCACCCCACGCACGCGCGATTCCCGCGTGGACGCGGTCGGCCGGGATGTAGACGGTGTGCACCGGCTGACGCCGCCCCCGCTCCCCCGGATATCGTTCCAGCAGGCTGGCATCGGCATCGGCCAGCCGCCTGTCAAGGGCATCGTTCAGATCGTCCAGGCCGATAGCGGCCAGGTCCGCGCCGCCCTGCGGAGAACCCTGCATACCCACTGCTGATGACCCTTTCCGTGTGTGACTCCGGTCGGCCACGGCCGGGCTTGCCCCTACAGAATCCCGATCCGAGTGCTTCTATATAGCGGACATTAACTTCTACAATTCGGAAGAACAAGAGCAAGCGGCGGAGACACCACCCCCGAGGCCACCACGAACACCACCACCAGGCCCTCGGGAACCCCGAACGGGTATCGTCCACTGCTTCCGTATCGCAGAATAAGAACTCCGAAGAGTGTGACCGCGAGGATCCGCGAACAGCGATCGATCGGAGCGGTCACGTGTTGGGAGCTGGAGACCCTTGGCAACGTCACCGACAGCGGCCGGCGGCAACGGCGCCGCCGATCCCCTCGCCTCCGGAGCCACCGGCGCCCCCGTCGGGTCGGACTCCGATCCCCTGTCCGGCCCCCGCCCGCGCCCCGGCGGGGTCCAATCGCTGGACCGGGCCTTCGCGCTGCTGGAGATCATGGCCGACGCGGGCGGGGAGATCTCACTGAGCGAACTGGCCGACGCCTCCGGCCTGCCCCTGCCCACCATCCACCGGATCATCCGCACGCTGGTCGGCAACGGCTACGTGCGCCAGCTGCCATCGCGGCGGTACGCCCTGGGCCCCCGGCTGATCGGCCTCGGCGAGAGCGCCTCCCGCATGCTCGGCACCTGGGCCCGGCCCCACCTGTCCCAGCTCGTCGAGGACCTCGGCGAGACCGCGAACCTGGCGATGCTCGACGGCGACAAGGTCGTCTACGTCGCCCAGGTCCCCTCCCCGCACGCCATGCGCATGTTCACCGAGGTCGGCCGGCGCGTCCTGCCGCACTCCGCCGGTGTCGGCAAGGCCCTGCTCGCCCAGCTGCCCGAGGACGAGGCACTGGCCACCGTCCGGCGCACCGGCATGCCGGCCGCCACCGACCGCACCATCACCACACCCGAGGCGTTCGCCGCCGAGCTGGCCAAGATCCGCGAGCGCGGATACGCCATCGACGACGGCGAACAGGAGATCGGCGTGCGCTGCCTGGCCGTCGGCGTCCGGGGCGGCCCGGCCATGATGGCCGTCTCGATCTCCGGTCCGGAGGCCCGGGTCAGCTGGGACTTCGTCGAGAAGGCCGCGCCCATCGTGCAGCGCACCGCGGCGTCTCTGGCCGGAGACCTCAACCACCAGAACTGATCGCCCGCGGCGGCGCCGAAACACCTCGCCCCACCCGGAGAGGCTCCGGGTGGGGCGGAGATCAGCGCGGGTCGGCCGCCGACGTCAGGTCTGCTGGTCGAAGCCCAGCCGGCGCAGCTGCTTGGGGTCGCGCTGCCAGTCCTTGGCGACACGCACCCGCAGGTCCAGATAGACGCGGCTGCCCAGCAGGCCCTCGATCTGTTTGCGCGCGGCCGACCCGACCTGGCGCAGCCGCGCGCCCTTCGTGCCGATGACGATGGCCTTCTGGCTCGGGCGCTCCACGTACAGCGAGGCGTAGATGTCGATGAGCTCCTTGCCCGGCGGGGTGTCCGCGCGCGGGGCCATCTCGTCGACCACCACCGCGATCGAGTGCGGCAGCTCGTCGCGGACCCCTTCGAGGGACGCCTCCCGGATGAGCTCGGCGACCAGCATCTCGTCGGGCTCGTCAGTGAGATCGCCGTCCGGGTACAGCGGCGGCCCCTCGGGCAGGTGGCCGCAGAGAACGTCGGTGACGGTGTCGACCTGGAACCCGCTGTCGGCCGAGACCGGCACGATGTCGGCCCACTCCCCCAGCCGGTCCACGGCCATCAGCTGCTCGCCGATCTGCCGCTTGTCGGCCAGGTCGGTCTTGGTGACCACCGCGATGACCGGGGTGTCGGTCTGCGCGGCGAGCTCGCCCGCGATGTAGGTGTCGCCGCGGCCGATCGGCTCGTTGGCCGGGACGCAGAACACGATGACGTCGACCTCGACCAGTGTCGAGCGCACGAGGCTGTCGAGCCGCTCGCCCAGCAGCGTGCGCGGCTTGTGCAGCCCGGGGGTGTCCACGACGATCAGCTGGGCGTCGTCGCGGTGCACGATCCCGCGCACCGTGCGCCGGGTGGTCTGCGGGCGATTGCTGGTGATCGCGACTTTCTGTCCCACCAACGCGTTCATCAGCGTCGACTTGCCGACGTTGGGCCGGCCGACGAAGCAGGCGAACCCGCTGCGGAACCCCTCCGGGTAGGAGGGCATGGCGAGCGGGACTCGCAGCTTCTCGAGGTCGAGGTCGTTCATTACTCCAGTGTCACCTGTGTCAGGAGCGCTCGGGACCAGGAACGGGCGTGCGTCGGCGCACGTGGGCGCCGGTCCCGGGCTGTGTCGTCACGTCAGCTCGTGCCGCCGCGCAGGGAGCCGTCGGGGGCGACCAGCAGCAGCGTGGCCGTCTTCAGATCCGCCGCCACCGCGGTGTCGGTCTCGGGCAGCTCGTCGGCGTCGGTGACCACGACGGCCGCCTCCAGCCGCTCGGCTTCACTGGAGACCGCGGCCGCGACGGCGGCCTGCAGGGCCGACAGGCGCAGCGCGGGCAGGTCGACCGTGGTCGCCACGTACGTGCGACCGGTCTCATCGCGCACCGCCGCGCCCTCGCGCGCCCCGTTGCGGGCGCGGGACGCGCGGGCCAGCGTGATGAGCTTCTCGTCCTCGGGGTCGAGGTCGCGGGGGGGCGTGTCGGTCACGGGTCTGTTCTCCATTCGTCAGGTCACCGGTGAACTGATCACCGATCATGCGGCGGGCCGGGTGCCGGGTGTCAGCCGCTCTCGGCGGAGTCGGGGTGGCCCGTCTCCGCCGGCTCGTCCGGGATCCGTTCCACCAGGACTGTCGCGGTCCGGTTGCGGCGCCCGACCGCGTCCTCGGCGGTCAGCCTGAGCCCAGCGTAGTCCGCCCGGGACCCGCTGATGGGGACCCGCCCCAGGGCGTAGGCCAGCAGGCCCCCGACGGTCTCGACATCGGCGGTGTCCAGCTCCACCTCGAACAGCGCGGCCAGCTCGCCCAGCGGCAGCCGGGCGGTGACCCGCGCCCGGTCCTCCCCGAGCCGCTCGATCGGCGGGATCTCGTCGTCGTACTCGTCGGTGATCTCGCCGACGATCTCCTCGACGATGTCCTCGATCGTGACCAGTCCGGCCGTGCCGCCGTACTCGTCGATCACCACCGCCACGTGCGTGCGCTTGTGCTGCATCTCGCGCAGCAGCCCGTCGATGGGCTTGGAGTCCGGCACGTAGTAGCCGACCCGCATGACGTCGCGCGCGGTGGTCCGCTCGGACGCCGCGGGGTCGCCCTTCTCGGCCCACAGCTCGCGCATCCGCGCGGCCACGTCCTTGATGTAGAGGATTCCGATGACGTCGTCCTCGTCCTCCCCGATCACCGGGATGCGGGAGAACCCGCTGCGCAGCGCCAGGTTCAGGCAGTCGTCCAGCACGGCGTCGTGGTCGACGAACACGATGTCGGTGCGCGGCACCATGACCTCGCGGACCGAGGTGTCGTCGAGCTTGAACACCGAGTGGATCATCTGCCGTTCCTCGGCGTCGATCACATGCCCCCGCTCGGCCAGGTCGACCATGCGCCGCAGCTCGTCCTCACTGCTGAACGGCCCCTCGCGGTCGCCCTTGCCGCGCGGGGTCAGCCCGCGTCCGACGCGGACCAGGACGCGCGCCAGCGGACCGACAAGTACGCCGATCGGCGTCACGAGGGCCGCGCTGGCCAGCGCGATGGACTCGGCGAACTGGCGGCCCAGGATGCGGGGGGTCACCCCGATGAGCACGTAGTCCACGAGGACCATGAGCACGCCGGTCAGCCCGACGGCCGTCCAGCTCAGCCCGAAGCGGCCGATGAAGCCGACCGCCAGCGCCAGCCCCGCCAGGACCTCGCAGACCACCCGGAGCAGCAGCACCACGTTGAGGTGGCGCACCGGATCGGCGGCGATGGCCTCCAGGCGCCGCGCACCGATCCGCCCCGTGTCGACGACGTGGCCGACGCCCATCCGCGCGGTGCGGGTGACGGCGACCTCGGCGCTGACGAAGAACGCGGCGAGCACGGTGAGGACGGCCGCAGCGGTGAACGCGCCGATGGGCGGGATCGCGCTGTGGACCGCGACGGCCGGCGCGACCGGTCCGGCGTACTGCGAGGCGACCGCCGAGAGGACCGAGAGAACAGGGCCTTCGGCGGCGCCGGTGGCGCTCATCGGGTGGTGTCGTTCCTCTCCCCGGCGGAATCGGCGGCCTCAGCCGCGAGGAGTCCCCGCCACCCCGCCAGGATCTCGCCCTGCAGGCCGAACATCTCCCGGTGCTCCTCAGGCTCGGCGTGGTCGTAGCCGAGCAGGTGCAGGATGCCGTGCGTGCACAGCAGGTCGGTCTCGTCCTGCGCGCTGTGTCCGGCCTTCTCCGCCTGCTTCGCGGCCACCTGCGGGCAGATGATCACATCGCCCAGGATCCCCGGCTCCGAGGTGCGCTCCCCGCTTCCCGGACGCAGCTCGTCCATGGGGAAGGACAGCACGTCGGTGGGGCCGGGCTCGTCCATCCAGCGGATGTGCAGCTCGGTCATGGGGCCCTCGTCGACGAGGACGATGGACAGCTCCGCGAGCGGGTGCACCCGCATCGCGTCGAGGGCGTAGCGGGCCAGCCGGGCCAGCCGCTCCTCGTCCGCGGGGACGCCGGACTCGTTCGCGACGTCGATACTCATTGTTCAGCGCGCCTTATCTGTTCGTGGGCCCTACGGGGTCGCCCGCGGGGGGTCATCCGGCGCCGCCGGTGGTGCCGTCGGAGTCGGGCGCAGGGTCCGAGCCGCGCGCGCCCGCCGACGGGGTGCCCGAGCGGGTGCCGGAACGGCCCTTGCGATGGCTGTTGCCCTGCTGGTCGGTCTGCCGGTTGCTCTGCTCATAGTCATACCGCCCATAGGCGTCGACGATCGCGCTCACGAGCTTGTGTCGCACCACGTCGTTGCTGTCGAGCCAGCAGAAGTCGATGTCGTTGAGACCGTCCAGGATCTTCGCGATGGTGCGCAGGCCGCTGGACGTCCCGCCGGGCAGGTCGACCTGGGTGACGTCACCGGTGACCACGATCTTCGAGCCGAAGCCGAGCCGGGTCAGGAACATCTTCATCTGCTCGGGCGAGGTGTTCTGGGCCTCGTCGAGGATGATGAAGGAGTCGTTGAGGGTCCGGCCCCGCATGTAGGCCAGCGGTGCCACCTCGATGGTCCCCGAGTCCATCAGCTTGGGGATCGAATCGGGGTCCAGCATGTCGTGCAGGGCGTCGTAGAGCGGCCGCAGATACGGGTCGATCTTCTCGTAGAGCGTGCCGGGCAGGAAGCCCAGCCGCTCTCCGGCCTCGACCGCGGGGCGCGTGAGGATGATCCGGTTGACCTGCTTGTTCTGCAGCGCCTTGACCGCCTTGGCCATCGCCAGGTAGGTCTTGCCGGTCCCGGCCGGGCCGATACCGAAGACGATCGTGTGCTTGTCGATGGAGTCGACGTAGCGCTTCTGGTTGAGCGTCTTGGGGCGGATCGTGCGGCCGCGCGCCGAGAGGATGTTCATCGTCAGCACGTCCGCGGGGCGCTCGCCGCTCGCGGAGCGGAGCATGGCCAGCGTCCGGTCGACGGCGTCGGGGGTGAGGTGGGCGCCGTTCTTGGCGAGCTCGATAAGTTCTTCGATCAAGCGCACGGCCATCGCGGTCTCTTCGGGGCTGCCGCTGATGGTGATCTCGTTGCCCCGGACGTGGATGTCGCTCTCGAAGGAGCGCTCGACCGTCCGGAGGAGTTCGTCGCCGGATCCCAGCAGGTTGACCATGGTGTGCTCTTCGGGCACCACGATCTTGACCTGGGTGCTGTGTTGTGTTGACTCGACCATGGTGTGGCCTTGCGGCCGTCTCGCCCCTACCTCTCGCGTCCGTCGGCATCATGGTGACTCAGGGGCTCCGACTGAGAGGCGATGCGACCACTCACGCTCAGTGGCGTGATCGCAGAGGTCCCAGCGAAGGCTGCCGTCGATTGAATTCTATCAACGGCGCCACCTCGGGCCCGCGAGCCGCAGGCCTACCCGGGCGGCCACTCCAGACCGCGGCCCCCCAGCAGGTGTCCGTGCACGTGGAAGACGGTCTGCCCGGCTCCGGCGCCGGTGTTGAAGACCAGCCGGTAGCCGCTCTCGGCGATGCCCTCGACCACGGCCACCTCGTGCGCCTCGCGGGCGATCTCGTCCATCAGGCCGAGGTCCGCCCGGCCGACCGCCCCGGCGTCGGGGTAGTGGTCCCGCGGGACCATCAGCACGTGGGTGGGCGCCTGCGGGTTGATGTCACGGATGGCGACCGTGCGCTCGCCTTCCCGCACCATCTCAGCGGGCACCTCTCCCGCGACGATCTTGCAGAACAGGCAGTCGGGTGCGGTCCTGGCCACCGGCCCTCCCTCGTTGTCTCCTCTACGGCCAAGCAAATGTCCACCCCGCACTCTAGCGAGGACTGCGGCCGGACGCGTGCTCCCGCCCGCCCTCAGCGGCGATGCCGAGGCCCGGCCCGCTGGCCGGAGGCGGGCGGGGCCGGATGTGGCGCCGGTTCCCGCCCCCAGGGCCGACCGAAGAGGGCTATTCTGTTGCTTCGCGTGACTTCGCCCACGCCGCGCCGGTTTTGCTATGGTCGCTTCGCTCACGGACGGTGACGGCGCGGCGAATCGCGCCCGAAGGGAACCGATGACCCCTCCCGGCACACAACAGGGTCGGACAACACAATCAGGTGAGAAGAACCGGCATGCCCTTTCGTAAACCCGGCGACAAGGGCGCGCGTCCAACGGACGTGACAGAAACGATGGTCGCGGGAGCCTCCGCAGCGGCGGTGACATCGGTCGGATGGGATGCCGACCAAGCGGTGACTCAGCTGTACAGCGAGCACTATCGGCCCCTGGTCCGTTTGGCCGTCCTCCTCGTTCGCGATCACGCGACCGCCGAAGAAGTCGTCCAAGACGCATTCGTCGCCATGCACGGCGCTTGGCGCCGGTTGCGGGACCCGAGCAAGGCGCTGTCCTATCTGCGCCAGTCCGTGGTCAACCGCGCCCGGTCGGTGCTGCGGCACCGGGCCGTCGTCGAGAAGCACGCGCCCAAGGCGCTCCCCGACGCCCCCAGTGCCGAGCATGGTGCCCTCGGTGAGCTGGAACGCGCGGCGGTGATCGAGGCGCTGCGCCGACTGCCCACCCGCCAGCGCGAAGCTATCGTGCTCCGGTATTACGGTGATCTCTCAGAGGCAC contains:
- the allB gene encoding allantoinase AllB is translated as MAQHDYDLTIRARRAIVGDDERAVEIGVSGGRIAAVADPGAGLDAERAVELAEDEVLLPGLVDSHVHVNEPGRTEWEGFATATRAAAAGGVTTIVDMPLNSVPPTTTVDGLHVKRAVARDQVAVDVGFWGGAVPENTGPETAAELRALHEEGVYGFKSFLSPSGVDEFGHLSPEEFRAAVAAIGAFGGMIIVHAEDPQVLDAAPPAQGRAYDSFLASRPDEAEHAAIRLVIDTARATGTRSHILHLSTATALPLIKEAKDDGVPLTVETCPHYLTIAAEEVPAGATQFKCCPPIRGAANRDALWQALGGGLIDCVVSDHSPSTPDLKDLATGDFGTAWGGVSGLQVGFPAVWTEASARGYALSDVVRWMARRPAEIAGVRGKGRLQVGYDADFAVVAPAASTRIDAATLQHKHPLSAYDGRELTGVVRQTWLRGQRVDTAHPQGRLLSRS
- a CDS encoding hemolysin family protein, which translates into the protein MSATGAAEGPVLSVLSAVASQYAGPVAPAVAVHSAIPPIGAFTAAAVLTVLAAFFVSAEVAVTRTARMGVGHVVDTGRIGARRLEAIAADPVRHLNVVLLLRVVCEVLAGLALAVGFIGRFGLSWTAVGLTGVLMVLVDYVLIGVTPRILGRQFAESIALASAALVTPIGVLVGPLARVLVRVGRGLTPRGKGDREGPFSSEDELRRMVDLAERGHVIDAEERQMIHSVFKLDDTSVREVMVPRTDIVFVDHDAVLDDCLNLALRSGFSRIPVIGEDEDDVIGILYIKDVAARMRELWAEKGDPAASERTTARDVMRVGYYVPDSKPIDGLLREMQHKRTHVAVVIDEYGGTAGLVTIEDIVEEIVGEITDEYDDEIPPIERLGEDRARVTARLPLGELAALFEVELDTADVETVGGLLAYALGRVPISGSRADYAGLRLTAEDAVGRRNRTATVLVERIPDEPAETGHPDSAESG
- a CDS encoding histidine triad nucleotide-binding protein, translating into MARTAPDCLFCKIVAGEVPAEMVREGERTVAIRDINPQAPTHVLMVPRDHYPDAGAVGRADLGLMDEIAREAHEVAVVEGIAESGYRLVFNTGAGAGQTVFHVHGHLLGGRGLEWPPG
- a CDS encoding SigE family RNA polymerase sigma factor, translating into MVAGASAAAVTSVGWDADQAVTQLYSEHYRPLVRLAVLLVRDHATAEEVVQDAFVAMHGAWRRLRDPSKALSYLRQSVVNRARSVLRHRAVVEKHAPKALPDAPSAEHGALGELERAAVIEALRRLPTRQREAIVLRYYGDLSEAQIADAMGISRGAVKSHTARGIAALRTVLEQTT
- a CDS encoding IclR family transcriptional regulator; this encodes MSGPRPRPGGVQSLDRAFALLEIMADAGGEISLSELADASGLPLPTIHRIIRTLVGNGYVRQLPSRRYALGPRLIGLGESASRMLGTWARPHLSQLVEDLGETANLAMLDGDKVVYVAQVPSPHAMRMFTEVGRRVLPHSAGVGKALLAQLPEDEALATVRRTGMPAATDRTITTPEAFAAELAKIRERGYAIDDGEQEIGVRCLAVGVRGGPAMMAVSISGPEARVSWDFVEKAAPIVQRTAASLAGDLNHQN
- a CDS encoding cytidine/deoxycytidylate deaminase family protein, with translation MTDTPPRDLDPEDEKLITLARASRARNGAREGAAVRDETGRTYVATTVDLPALRLSALQAAVAAAVSSEAERLEAAVVVTDADELPETDTAVAADLKTATLLLVAPDGSLRGGTS
- a CDS encoding DUF6986 family protein, whose product is MQGSPQGGADLAAIGLDDLNDALDRRLADADASLLERYPGERGRRQPVHTVYIPADRVHAGIARAWGDQALEILGEAAPDAAALATATGLAEDMVADCLPRVLDKLRTEPVEDLRIDLEDGYGARSDAEEDGHVREAAAALCADLAAGAAPPYVGIRMKGMEAAGRHRGLRSLALFIGTVLEGAGDLPDGFVLTLPKITSVEQVTAMVWVTEQLESRFGLDAGRLGFELQIETPQSVLAPDGTAAVARMVHAGAGRVTALHYGTYDYSAACGVTAAYQSMAHPVADHAKAVMQLAAAGTGVWLSDGSTNVLPVGTPVEVHAAWRLHAGLVRRSLERAFYQGWDMHPHQLPTRYLATYAFYREAFAPAADRLRAYLGALDSGVQDEPATAQALSAALVRGLRCGALGETEVEKAAGAGVDTLTALAARRVG
- the era gene encoding GTPase Era; its protein translation is MNDLDLEKLRVPLAMPSYPEGFRSGFACFVGRPNVGKSTLMNALVGQKVAITSNRPQTTRRTVRGIVHRDDAQLIVVDTPGLHKPRTLLGERLDSLVRSTLVEVDVIVFCVPANEPIGRGDTYIAGELAAQTDTPVIAVVTKTDLADKRQIGEQLMAVDRLGEWADIVPVSADSGFQVDTVTDVLCGHLPEGPPLYPDGDLTDEPDEMLVAELIREASLEGVRDELPHSIAVVVDEMAPRADTPPGKELIDIYASLYVERPSQKAIVIGTKGARLRQVGSAARKQIEGLLGSRVYLDLRVRVAKDWQRDPKQLRRLGFDQQT
- the ybeY gene encoding rRNA maturation RNase YbeY; the protein is MSIDVANESGVPADEERLARLARYALDAMRVHPLAELSIVLVDEGPMTELHIRWMDEPGPTDVLSFPMDELRPGSGERTSEPGILGDVIICPQVAAKQAEKAGHSAQDETDLLCTHGILHLLGYDHAEPEEHREMFGLQGEILAGWRGLLAAEAADSAGERNDTTR
- a CDS encoding PhoH family protein, translating into MVESTQHSTQVKIVVPEEHTMVNLLGSGDELLRTVERSFESDIHVRGNEITISGSPEETAMAVRLIEELIELAKNGAHLTPDAVDRTLAMLRSASGERPADVLTMNILSARGRTIRPKTLNQKRYVDSIDKHTIVFGIGPAGTGKTYLAMAKAVKALQNKQVNRIILTRPAVEAGERLGFLPGTLYEKIDPYLRPLYDALHDMLDPDSIPKLMDSGTIEVAPLAYMRGRTLNDSFIILDEAQNTSPEQMKMFLTRLGFGSKIVVTGDVTQVDLPGGTSSGLRTIAKILDGLNDIDFCWLDSNDVVRHKLVSAIVDAYGRYDYEQSNRQTDQQGNSHRKGRSGTRSGTPSAGARGSDPAPDSDGTTGGAG